From the Corticium candelabrum chromosome 2, ooCorCand1.1, whole genome shotgun sequence genome, one window contains:
- the LOC134198022 gene encoding gastrula zinc finger protein XlCGF57.1-like, which yields MHTGERLFECSECGKKFTRSSDLAVHRRIHTGERPFECSECGKKFTRLSDLTVHRRMHTGERPFECSECGKKFTRSSLLKVHMRMHTGERPYECSECGKMFTQSGNLQKHRKIHTGERPYECSDCGKKFTDSGNLKVHMRIHTGEKPFECSECGKKFTHSSELKVHIRKHKGEKPFKCSECAKRFFRSGHLKFHMKLHTGVRPYPCSDCGKKFTQSSDLKVHMRMHTAERPFECSECGKKFFQSGHLQVHMRMHTGERPFECSVCGKKFTQSSGLRDHLRIHTGERPFECSVCGKTFFRPGHLKDHMRMHTGERPFECSECGKKFTQSSGLKSHMRMHTGERPFECSGCEKKFTQSSGLRDHIRIHRGGKPYHRSHRREEKKHCETRGEFLDFAALVARHQTVHTQEDRIAQKDIDLISSSSKSQTNSNSTHLSAQISAMFSDRSLVTFLSIPSNGVCRSSVVFSMFHHPNIAVTYGVTVSTGGDMLVMEKVVTSLSDVLDDSVVNDEMNVHERIDISYGIVCAVDYLHHQVGIIHGYISPTTVFITSRLTAKLLDPAASCLLHDKICQRDESYDDDLHQLICLLIKLYGSFSQFLFVCRHLWSIISHDKQSRNKVVSTTELLELIDELKLNEEYSCSSRRRELSIVN from the exons ATGCACACAGGAGAAAGACTATttgaatgcagtgagtgtggaaagaagtttACTCGATCTAGTGATCTAGCAGTTCACAGGAGAATCCACACAGGAGAAAGACCATttgaatgcagtgagtgtggaaagaagtttACTCGATTAAGTGATCTAACAGTTCACAGGAGAATGCACACAGGAGAAAGACCATTcgaatgcagtgagtgtggaaagaagtttACTCGATCTAGTCTTCTAAAAGTTCACATGAGAATGCACACAGGAGAAAGGccatatgaatgcagtgagtgtggaaagatGTTTACTCAATCTGGTAATCTACAAAAGCATAGGAAAATACACACAGGAGAAAGGccatatgaatgcagtgaTTGTGGAAAGAAGTTTACTGATTCTGGTAATCTAAAAGTTCATATGAGAATACACACAGGAGAAAAACCATttgaatgcagtgagtgtggaaagaagtttACTCATTCTAGTGAGCTAAAAGTTCATATAAGAAAGCACAAAGGAGAAAAACCATTtaaatgcagtgagtgtgcAAAGAGGTTTTTTCGATCTGGTCATCTAAAATTTCATAtgaaattgcacacaggaGTAAGGCCATATCCATGCAGTGATTGTGGAAAGAAGTTTACTCAATCTAGTGATCTAAAAGTTCATATGAGAATGCACACAGCAGAAAGACCGTttgaatgcagtgagtgtggaaagaagtttTTTCAATCTGGTCATCTACAAGTTCATATGAGAATGCACACAGGAGAAAGGCCATTTGAATGCAGTGTGTGTGGAAAGAAGTTTACTCAATCTAGTGGTCTAAGAGATCACTTGAGAATACACACAGGAGAAAGACCGTTTGAATGCAGTGTGTGTGGAAAAACGTTTTTTCGACCTGGTCACTTAAAAGATCATATGAGAATGCACACAGGAGAAAGGCCATttgaatgcagtgagtgtggaaagaagtttACTCAATCTAGTGGTCTAAAAAGTCACATGAGAATGCACACAGGAGAAAGGCCATTTGAATGCAGTGGGTGTGAAAAAAAGTTTACTCAATCTAGTGGTCTAAGAGATCACATAAGAATACACAGAGGAGGAAAGCCATATCATAGGTCTCATCGAAGAGAAGAGAAAAAACATTGTGAAACTCGTGGAGAATTCCTTGATTTTGCGGCACTAGTTGCAAGACACCAAACAGTTCACACTCAAGAAGACAGGATTGCTCAAAAGGATATAGATTTGATATCATCGTCAAGCAAGTCTCAAACCAACTCTAATAGTACTCATTTATCTGCTCAAATTTCTGCAA tGTTTAGTGATAGAAGCTTAGTCACATTTCTATCCATTCCTTCCAACGGTGTTTGCAGGTCATCTGTTGTTTTCTCTATGTTCCACCATCCCAATATAGCTGTGACATATGGTGTGACTGTGTCTACGGGAGGTGACATGTTGGTGATGGAGAAAGTTGTAACGTCTTTATCTGATGTGCTTGATGATTCAGTCGTGAATGATGAGATGAATGTACACGAACGAATTGATATTTCTTATGGCATTGTTTGTGCAGTCGACTATTTGCATCATCAAGTGGGAATCATTCACGGCTACATCAGCCCTACCACTGTATTTATCACATCTCGACTGACCGCCAAACTGTTAGATCCAGCAGCATCTTGTCTCCTACATGATAAGATATGTCAACGTGATGAGTCATATGATGATGATCTGCATCAACTAATCTGTCTCCTCATCAAGTTATACGGCTCATTTTcacaatttttatttgtttgtcgtCATTTATGGAGCATAATAAGTCATGATAAGCAgtcaaggaacaaagtggtgtCTACGACGGAGCTGCTTGAGTTAATTGATGAATTAAAACTCAACGAGGAATACAGTTGCAGCTCCCGCAGACGTGAACTATCGATAGTTAATTGA